GGTGGTTTCAGGGTTGCCGTCTTTGGGTACATCATGGTGCGTGCTCCCGCGCGGGATTAGAGCTTGAGAAGGCGTTTCCAGAAGAACTGTATGGTTCCGCGATCCGTCGGGGGCTGCTGCCGGTCCAGCCTTTTGGCCAGCTCCACGAACGCCCTGGCTGCAGGCGAGCCGGGATAGGCGTCCAGCAGGGCTTTCTGCTGCCTCACGGCTTGGGGAACACTGGAATCTCGAGGGATACAGCCGATGTAGTCCAGGGAGAGTCCGTCCAGGAAGTGGTCGGCCACGCGGCTGATCTTCCCGAAGACCGCCCGGCCCTCCCGGTCGTCTTCCACCGAATTTGCAAGGATCTTGAAATTACGTTCCCCGTGCCGTGTGTAGAGGACTTTCACCAGGGCGTACGCGTCGGTGAGCGATGTGGGTTCCGGGGTCACTACCACGATCTTTTCCTGGGCGGCGAGGTTGAAATAGAGAACGGTGTCGGAGATACCGGCTCCGGTATCGATGATGAGGATGTCCAGATCGTCTTCGATGTCGTCGAGCATGTCCAGCAGGAGGAGTTTCTGTTCATCGGTGAGTTGGGTCAGCTGTTGAACCCCGGAAGTCGAAGGCATGATCTGGATCCGGCCGGGCCCGCCGACCAGG
This is a stretch of genomic DNA from Desulfoglaeba alkanexedens ALDC. It encodes these proteins:
- a CDS encoding MinD/ParA family protein, whose amino-acid sequence is MDQALGLRKKYPDVRDWNGADSADLSLLKRPVRVMSISSGKGGVGKSNVVVNLALAFDRLNKKVLIMDADLGLANVDILLGLAPVYNISHVLAGTKRLADVLVGGPGRIQIMPSTSGVQQLTQLTDEQKLLLLDMLDDIEDDLDILIIDTGAGISDTVLYFNLAAQEKIVVVTPEPTSLTDAYALVKVLYTRHGERNFKILANSVEDDREGRAVFGKISRVADHFLDGLSLDYIGCIPRDSSVPQAVRQQKALLDAYPGSPAARAFVELAKRLDRQQPPTDRGTIQFFWKRLLKL